One window from the genome of Hyalangium ruber encodes:
- a CDS encoding bifunctional serine/threonine-protein kinase/formylglycine-generating enzyme family protein — translation MASPASSTPPETWTPPQEFDEYRLIRLIGRGRTGRVYLAHDTLLERPVAVKFIPALGPNALARFLVEARAAARIQHPNVVTLYRVGQLEDQPYLISEFIRGVSLDRLAKPVPSERALSIGKDLARGLSAAHRRGVLHRDIKPGNAVLTESGEVKLLDFGLAKLLDPTAAATGTQPGPVRPPTPPELPAELDPDASPGFGARSLDGVFLPSLPRGSLVGTPYYMSPEAWAGEELTTRSDVYSLGVILYELCAGKGPFRDVPWRELSEMVRSRDAKPLAEAAPGVDAGLAAVIDRCLLREASERYASAAALLDALEQLGRDESASGAIPEGNPYRGLQAFEAEHRALFFGRRREQRAVLERLKGEPFLLITGDSGVGKSSLCLAGVIPIIADGALEDGRTWRSVRLVPGRRPVAALAAALAPVLEMEEEALAELLRTEPSGLARRLRAKLGASEGLLVYMDQLEELVTLASAEEAAQAGSALGELAEGVTGVRLLATGRSDFLTRLTAVPGLGGEVPRALYLLRALTPEEMREAIVGPARVKGGRFETEALVDTLVASTSTTEGGLPLLQFALAELWEARDTASGVITQAALDGLGGVAGALARHADAAVDSLLPDQRVAARGVLLRLITADGTRARKTDRELVGEDPRYRAALEALVRARLLVAREAEEGTSYEVAHEALVTGWKTLARWLAEASERREVQARLEAAAAHWERLGHARDVLWGTRQLAETAVLDPGELTRREQDFLEASRRTVVRSRRMRRALAAGFLGLLALVYGGGRLRERLKVEQDVQAHLAEATRVLDQARKEREALTAERTEAFRLYDSGGKEQGDKAWTHAAARSMQVRQSFDHVADRLERALVLAPGRQDVRSALADYLYERALLAEQEGEALMLPALLQRLQLHDVGAHRWKRWNVPALLTVEADVPEATVELRQVSRDAEGHEVLSDPLPAAAGPWKEVPVQPGDYRLTVLAPGREPASLPIKLSRGEQLQLKLPLPRAGSLPEDFVYIPPGPLLFGSAAEASVRDFFNAVPLHEVETGGFLIARHETTYADWIAFLEALPADQRAKHTPNLGSLVKLEQVSGAWQLTMQPSTITYTVRAGEKLRYAKRDRRVAQDWLRMPVSGITFESAKAYTDWLGRTGGAVPGARLCTELEWERAARGADGREYPHGDKLRPDDANFDHTYGKQAGGFGPDEVGSHPASRSPFGVDDMAGNVWEWTHSWLEPGKQVVRGGSYYFAATTARSSNRELPEPGMRDPTLGLRVCAELPEPRR, via the coding sequence GTGGCCTCTCCCGCCTCCTCGACGCCGCCCGAGACGTGGACTCCTCCTCAGGAGTTCGACGAGTATCGTCTGATACGGCTCATCGGCCGCGGACGCACGGGACGGGTGTATCTGGCCCACGACACGCTGCTCGAGCGCCCCGTGGCGGTGAAGTTCATCCCCGCCCTGGGACCCAACGCCCTGGCGCGCTTCCTCGTCGAGGCCCGCGCCGCCGCTCGCATCCAGCACCCCAACGTCGTCACCCTCTACCGCGTGGGCCAGCTGGAGGATCAGCCCTACCTCATCTCCGAGTTCATCCGTGGCGTGAGCCTGGACCGGCTCGCCAAGCCCGTGCCCTCGGAGCGGGCGCTGTCCATCGGCAAGGACCTGGCGCGCGGCCTGAGCGCGGCGCACCGGCGCGGCGTGCTCCACCGCGACATCAAGCCCGGCAACGCCGTGCTCACCGAGAGCGGCGAGGTGAAGCTGCTCGACTTCGGGCTCGCCAAGCTGCTCGACCCGACCGCCGCGGCCACGGGAACTCAGCCCGGCCCCGTTCGGCCTCCCACGCCGCCGGAGCTGCCTGCGGAGCTGGACCCGGACGCGAGCCCCGGCTTCGGCGCCCGCTCGCTGGATGGTGTCTTCCTGCCCTCGTTGCCCCGGGGCTCGCTGGTGGGCACGCCCTATTACATGTCTCCCGAGGCGTGGGCCGGCGAGGAGCTGACCACCCGCAGCGACGTGTACTCGCTGGGCGTCATCCTCTACGAGCTGTGCGCGGGCAAGGGCCCCTTCCGCGACGTGCCCTGGCGCGAGCTGTCCGAGATGGTGCGCTCGCGCGACGCCAAGCCCCTGGCGGAGGCCGCGCCAGGAGTGGACGCGGGCCTGGCCGCCGTCATCGATCGCTGTCTGCTGCGCGAGGCCTCCGAGCGCTACGCGTCCGCCGCGGCCCTGCTGGATGCCCTGGAGCAACTGGGCCGGGACGAGAGCGCCTCGGGCGCCATCCCCGAGGGCAATCCCTACCGCGGCCTCCAGGCCTTCGAGGCGGAGCACCGGGCCCTCTTCTTCGGCCGACGGCGCGAGCAGCGCGCGGTGCTGGAGCGCCTCAAGGGCGAACCCTTCCTGCTCATCACCGGCGACTCGGGCGTGGGCAAGTCCTCGCTGTGCCTCGCCGGTGTCATCCCCATCATCGCTGACGGGGCGTTGGAGGACGGACGCACCTGGCGCAGCGTGCGGCTGGTGCCCGGCCGCCGCCCCGTGGCCGCGCTCGCCGCCGCGCTGGCCCCCGTGCTGGAGATGGAGGAGGAGGCGCTGGCCGAGCTGCTGCGCACGGAGCCCTCGGGTCTGGCGCGACGGCTGCGCGCCAAGCTGGGCGCGAGCGAAGGGCTGTTGGTCTACATGGACCAGCTCGAGGAATTGGTGACGCTCGCCAGCGCCGAGGAAGCGGCGCAGGCGGGCAGTGCCCTGGGCGAGCTGGCCGAAGGTGTCACCGGCGTGAGGCTGCTGGCCACCGGGCGCAGCGACTTCCTCACGCGACTCACGGCGGTGCCCGGCCTGGGTGGCGAGGTTCCGCGCGCGCTGTACCTGCTGCGGGCCCTCACGCCCGAGGAGATGCGCGAGGCCATCGTCGGCCCGGCGCGCGTCAAGGGCGGGCGCTTCGAGACCGAGGCGCTGGTGGACACGCTGGTGGCCTCCACCTCCACCACCGAGGGCGGACTGCCGCTGCTCCAGTTCGCCCTGGCCGAGCTGTGGGAGGCGCGGGACACGGCCTCCGGTGTGATTACCCAGGCGGCGCTGGATGGGCTGGGCGGCGTTGCCGGAGCGCTGGCGCGACACGCGGACGCGGCGGTGGACAGCCTGCTGCCAGATCAGCGCGTGGCCGCGCGCGGGGTACTTCTGCGCCTCATCACCGCCGACGGCACGCGCGCCCGCAAGACGGACCGGGAGCTCGTGGGAGAGGACCCGCGCTACCGCGCCGCGCTGGAGGCGCTGGTGCGCGCGCGCCTGCTGGTGGCCCGGGAGGCGGAAGAGGGCACCTCCTATGAAGTGGCGCACGAGGCGCTCGTCACGGGCTGGAAGACCCTGGCGCGCTGGCTGGCGGAGGCCTCCGAGCGCCGCGAGGTGCAGGCCCGGCTCGAGGCGGCGGCCGCCCACTGGGAGCGGCTGGGGCATGCCCGGGACGTCCTCTGGGGAACGCGACAGCTGGCCGAGACGGCCGTGCTGGATCCGGGCGAGCTGACGCGCCGCGAGCAGGACTTCCTGGAGGCCTCGCGCCGCACGGTGGTGCGCAGCCGCCGCATGCGCCGCGCGCTGGCCGCGGGCTTCCTGGGGCTGCTGGCCCTCGTATATGGCGGTGGCCGGCTGCGAGAGCGGCTGAAGGTGGAGCAGGACGTCCAGGCACACCTCGCCGAAGCCACCCGAGTGCTCGATCAGGCCCGGAAGGAGCGCGAGGCGCTGACCGCCGAGCGCACGGAGGCCTTCCGGCTCTACGACTCCGGCGGCAAGGAGCAGGGAGACAAGGCCTGGACGCACGCGGCCGCCCGGAGCATGCAGGTGCGCCAGAGCTTCGACCACGTGGCGGATCGGCTCGAGCGCGCGCTGGTGCTCGCGCCGGGGCGCCAGGATGTCCGCTCCGCGCTGGCGGACTACCTCTATGAGCGGGCCCTCCTGGCCGAACAGGAGGGAGAGGCGCTCATGCTCCCGGCGCTGCTGCAGCGGCTCCAGCTCCATGATGTCGGCGCGCATCGCTGGAAGCGGTGGAACGTCCCAGCGCTCCTCACCGTGGAAGCGGACGTGCCCGAGGCCACGGTGGAGCTGCGCCAGGTGTCTCGCGACGCCGAGGGCCACGAGGTGCTGTCCGATCCGTTGCCGGCAGCCGCGGGCCCCTGGAAGGAGGTGCCCGTGCAGCCAGGAGACTATCGGCTGACGGTCCTCGCTCCGGGGCGTGAGCCCGCCTCCCTGCCGATCAAGCTGTCGCGCGGAGAGCAGCTTCAGCTCAAGCTGCCGCTGCCGCGCGCGGGCTCGCTGCCGGAGGACTTCGTCTACATACCTCCAGGGCCGCTGCTCTTCGGAAGCGCCGCCGAGGCCAGCGTCCGGGACTTCTTCAACGCCGTCCCGCTCCATGAGGTGGAGACCGGCGGCTTCCTCATCGCCCGCCACGAGACGACGTACGCCGACTGGATCGCCTTCTTGGAGGCGCTGCCCGCCGACCAGCGCGCCAAGCACACGCCCAACCTGGGCTCGCTGGTGAAGCTGGAGCAGGTGAGCGGTGCCTGGCAGCTGACGATGCAGCCCAGCACCATCACCTATACGGTGCGCGCCGGAGAGAAGCTGCGCTACGCCAAGCGGGACCGACGCGTCGCGCAGGACTGGCTGCGCATGCCCGTGTCCGGCATCACCTTCGAGAGCGCCAAGGCCTATACGGACTGGCTGGGTCGGACAGGTGGCGCGGTGCCGGGGGCTCGTCTGTGTACGGAACTGGAGTGGGAGCGTGCCGCGCGCGGCGCTGACGGGCGCGAGTACCCCCACGGAGACAAGCTCCGGCCGGACGACGCCAACTTCGATCACACCTACGGAAAGCAGGCCGGGGGGTTCGGCCCGGACGAAGTCGGCAGCCACCCCGCTTCGCGCAGCCCGTTTGGCGTGGATGACATGGCGGGCAACGTCTGGGAATGGACACACTCCTGGCTGGAGCCCGGCAAGCAGGTGGTGCGGGGAGGCAGCTACTACTTCGCGGCCACCACCGCCCGATCCTCCAACCGCGAACTTCCCGAGCCGGGAATGAGAGACCCGACGCTCGGTTTGCGCGTGTGCGCCGAGCTGCCCGAGCCTCGACGCTGA
- a CDS encoding response regulator: MSQSAKKVLPLAELAELAASAEPNGSKKRVLVVDDFDDAREMYAEYLEFAGFQVETARNGAEAVEKAQEASPDIILMDLSLPVMDGWEATRLIKQDSRTRDIPVMALSGHVLAGSENHAKEAGADEFVAKPCLPQDLENKIRGMLKPSKAKGKP, encoded by the coding sequence ATGAGTCAGTCGGCCAAGAAAGTCCTGCCACTCGCCGAACTCGCCGAGCTCGCTGCAAGCGCCGAGCCCAACGGCTCGAAGAAGCGCGTGCTCGTCGTGGACGACTTCGATGATGCCCGGGAGATGTATGCCGAGTACCTGGAGTTCGCTGGCTTCCAGGTGGAGACCGCGCGCAATGGCGCCGAGGCCGTCGAGAAGGCCCAGGAGGCCTCGCCCGACATCATCCTCATGGACCTCTCCCTGCCCGTCATGGATGGCTGGGAGGCCACCCGCCTCATCAAGCAGGACTCGCGCACCCGCGACATCCCCGTGATGGCGCTCAGCGGGCATGTGCTCGCCGGCAGCGAGAACCACGCCAAGGAGGCCGGAGCCGACGAGTTCGTCGCCAAGCCGTGTCTGCCGCAAGACCTCGAGAACAAGATCCGCGGCATGCTCAAGCCGAGCAAGGCGAAGGGCAAACCCTAG
- a CDS encoding carboxypeptidase-like regulatory domain-containing protein — translation MKKLVMAAVVPLLAFGCGDDPVDANGDGIADGVQTPDNVSVVVPAKPKGTVSGQVLTTQHKPLAGANVSMTIGSDLATKVAQTDAEGNFAFKDIPGGAQVLLTFAKDGYAPLRAVGRVPVEAGNIPINDGNASFGPVVLSESNGTVKFTLISPTGRPAEGVRATLQVESAGTVLFGPTDSTSSTVVAEATADNQGIVTFNNVPPPAEIDRITTSAVYKLIVYAHDANGDGILESNGRTVSYSGSGLLTGANAKPLSLAFTYDPVEALAVEHSNLAVLRGGSTVPQYNMLKTGESVYIVFNQPVQTNSVVVGLTDEYGKESLPINKAVTNGGTVLTLSPQSVLPGKEYNLYYRAVSLNGDSFSSDTISFFGGDVASPQPISVESVRFQEANNTNNGTIDSSVTAGGGEDVYVNFNQVMKARVGTQFAVVYFHADLNNSNTIGDAVGERNPLTGKTLSPNSGFPLVSAEPLAPIATRTPAERPVFNFAASGYTTRFRFRYTGNYSNGTTTVPYTSLNPTSNFPMFIAFAALDPTVDAYESGWGVSQTADITVNGSTITPIAVPVATP, via the coding sequence ATGAAGAAGCTGGTAATGGCTGCAGTCGTACCGCTCCTGGCTTTCGGCTGCGGCGATGACCCTGTGGACGCGAACGGTGATGGCATCGCCGACGGGGTTCAGACGCCGGACAACGTGTCGGTGGTGGTGCCGGCCAAGCCGAAGGGCACCGTGTCGGGCCAGGTGCTGACGACGCAGCACAAGCCGCTGGCGGGCGCCAACGTCTCGATGACGATCGGCAGCGATCTGGCCACGAAGGTGGCGCAGACGGACGCCGAGGGCAACTTCGCGTTCAAGGACATTCCGGGCGGCGCCCAGGTGCTGCTGACCTTCGCCAAGGACGGCTACGCGCCGCTGCGCGCGGTGGGCCGCGTGCCGGTCGAGGCGGGCAACATCCCCATCAACGACGGCAACGCCAGCTTTGGCCCCGTGGTGCTGAGCGAGAGCAACGGCACGGTGAAGTTCACGCTGATCTCTCCGACGGGCCGTCCGGCCGAGGGCGTCCGGGCGACGCTGCAGGTGGAGTCGGCGGGCACTGTGCTCTTCGGGCCGACGGACTCGACCTCGAGCACGGTGGTGGCCGAGGCGACCGCGGACAACCAGGGCATCGTGACCTTCAACAACGTGCCGCCCCCGGCCGAGATCGACCGCATCACCACGTCGGCGGTCTACAAGCTGATCGTCTACGCGCATGACGCCAATGGCGACGGCATCCTCGAGTCCAATGGCCGCACGGTGTCCTACTCGGGCTCGGGCCTGCTCACGGGCGCCAACGCCAAGCCGCTGAGCCTGGCCTTCACCTACGACCCGGTCGAGGCTCTCGCGGTCGAGCACAGCAACCTCGCGGTGCTCCGGGGTGGCTCGACCGTGCCGCAGTACAACATGCTCAAGACGGGCGAGAGCGTCTACATCGTCTTCAACCAGCCCGTGCAGACCAACTCGGTCGTCGTGGGGCTGACCGACGAGTACGGCAAGGAGAGCCTGCCCATCAACAAGGCGGTGACGAACGGCGGGACGGTCCTGACGCTCAGCCCGCAGAGCGTTCTGCCGGGCAAGGAGTACAACCTCTACTACCGTGCCGTTTCGCTGAATGGTGACAGCTTCTCGTCCGATACCATCTCCTTCTTTGGCGGAGATGTTGCCAGTCCCCAGCCCATCAGCGTCGAGAGCGTCCGGTTCCAGGAGGCGAACAACACCAACAACGGGACCATCGACTCGAGCGTGACCGCGGGCGGCGGTGAGGACGTCTACGTCAACTTCAACCAGGTGATGAAGGCGCGTGTCGGCACGCAGTTCGCAGTCGTGTACTTCCACGCGGACCTCAACAACAGCAACACCATTGGTGACGCTGTGGGCGAGCGCAACCCGTTGACGGGCAAGACCCTCAGCCCGAACTCGGGCTTCCCGCTCGTGTCCGCCGAGCCGCTGGCGCCCATCGCCACCCGGACCCCGGCGGAGCGGCCGGTGTTCAACTTCGCCGCGTCGGGCTACACGACCCGCTTCCGCTTCCGGTACACGGGTAATTACTCCAACGGGACGACGACCGTGCCCTACACGTCGCTCAACCCCACCTCCAACTTCCCCATGTTCATCGCGTTCGCCGCCCTGGATCCGACGGTGGATGCCTACGAGTCGGGCTGGGGTGTCTCGCAGACGGCCGACATCACCGTCAACGGCTCGACCATCACGCCGATCGCGGTGCCCGTGGCGACGCCGTGA
- a CDS encoding HIT family protein, with protein MSDVNEPCLGCAIVRGDTRPVGGVLARLPGLVLHGVAGPSPVRGWVVISSERHARALYDLDEPTARELGALAARVMRAQREVLGAEHAYAFAIGDVLRHCHLHLVPRFADTPRHLWGRAVFEATPAEHLPAEELEAAARTLAAALAMPPAP; from the coding sequence ATGTCCGACGTGAATGAGCCGTGCCTGGGCTGTGCCATCGTCCGCGGTGACACCCGCCCGGTGGGAGGAGTCCTCGCTCGACTGCCTGGGCTGGTGCTCCATGGCGTCGCCGGGCCCAGTCCCGTGCGGGGCTGGGTGGTCATCTCCAGCGAGCGGCACGCGCGTGCCCTCTATGATCTGGACGAGCCAACGGCGCGTGAGCTGGGCGCCCTCGCCGCCCGGGTGATGCGCGCCCAGCGCGAGGTGCTCGGCGCCGAGCATGCCTACGCCTTCGCCATCGGCGATGTGCTGCGCCACTGTCACCTGCACCTGGTACCGCGCTTCGCCGACACCCCTCGCCACCTCTGGGGCCGAGCCGTCTTCGAGGCCACTCCCGCCGAGCACCTCCCCGCCGAGGAGCTGGAGGCCGCCGCCCGCACCCTCGCCGCCGCGCTGGCGATGCCCCCCGCTCCCTAA
- a CDS encoding TonB-dependent receptor domain-containing protein: MTSLRPGLLILSLLLAPCLALANNTADEADVAFELGNEAYAKGNYNEALRSYFNSYRLVPNRNVLFNIARCYEAQNRFNEAYRYYNDLASEALPDEDAVEIRRSLERLRPKVALVRVTTTPEGAEVYIDRIDLGSRGRSPQTLALSPGRHKVMVKKQGYRPAEASVTLSRGKSMPQDFDLTLITGTVELTGTPAGAEVRTSPDGPVLAQVPGKLALTPGQHVLHVRAPGHATAQLVVEVPADGSVNAQVALGPQARPTGRLVVTANRDNASVRVDGKPAGFTPTVVTLPEGDHVLEVESLEVRPLRRTVKVVAEQEVKVHAELRYVPPPVRAASKGLTAVDEAPASTTVLTQEELRSFGWRTLAEALSGVRGFFLSDDRNYTYVGVRGFSPPGDLNNRILILWDGHSMNDVWAGQGYAAHDLSVDLEEVERIEVVRGPGSALYGTGAFFAVINVVPRDSLGTQRNVEVTGTVGALGAAGIHAAGAWEDGEDRSVLVSLATMHASGADITLLGAAAPGEEDTLVQGLDGERAIGGSLRARFGHLTLMAQLHSRVKEIPTGPFDTVVNVQGTQVQDVRGFAEARYERPLNERVSLSLRGAFDLSRYRGYWMYEEDGSDTLRRDTDAGRADWLSAEARVLLSLTETNRLTVGLEGQGQVRVEQESFGGGGEPLPTKTRTLLSLYLMDEWRLHPKVSVSAGLRVDKYLDLDALPITPRLAVIGRPYSNGLTKLVAGRAFRAPTVYELFYDDRLLTQRPAEELDPETISTFELEHSHDLTDELRFTVAGYHNRISNLITLEVDELATPMCGTPQGSVQCIVFKNSRNETLAWGAEAGVHWQPGRYLLVDLSYSYVSLRHASDEVKAARPAHLISGRALLPLGDGQVRLASQATYQSARGAGVGGPENGEAVLLSLGVSGELSRFHYFAGVQNLLDERYVLPVSAETSKAAVPQYGRTFTLQLSGSY, translated from the coding sequence ATGACATCGCTTCGCCCCGGTCTGCTCATCCTGTCGCTGCTGCTTGCTCCCTGCCTCGCGCTGGCCAACAACACCGCGGATGAGGCGGATGTCGCCTTCGAGCTGGGCAACGAGGCCTACGCCAAGGGCAACTACAACGAGGCCCTGCGCTCCTACTTCAACAGCTACCGCCTGGTGCCCAACCGCAACGTCCTCTTCAACATCGCCCGCTGCTACGAGGCCCAGAACCGCTTCAACGAGGCCTACCGCTACTACAACGACCTGGCCAGCGAGGCGCTGCCGGACGAGGACGCTGTCGAGATTCGCCGCTCGCTGGAGCGGCTCCGCCCCAAGGTCGCCCTCGTCCGCGTCACCACCACCCCCGAGGGCGCCGAGGTCTACATCGACCGCATCGACCTGGGCAGCCGAGGACGCTCGCCCCAGACGCTCGCGCTGTCGCCCGGCCGCCACAAAGTCATGGTGAAGAAGCAGGGCTACCGCCCCGCCGAGGCCAGCGTCACCTTGTCTCGCGGCAAATCCATGCCGCAGGACTTCGACTTGACCCTCATCACCGGCACCGTGGAGCTCACGGGAACCCCCGCCGGCGCCGAAGTGCGCACCTCCCCGGATGGGCCCGTCCTGGCCCAGGTGCCTGGAAAACTCGCCCTGACTCCTGGCCAGCACGTGCTCCACGTACGCGCCCCTGGCCACGCCACCGCGCAGCTCGTGGTGGAGGTGCCCGCCGATGGCAGCGTCAACGCCCAGGTGGCGCTCGGGCCCCAGGCCAGGCCCACCGGCCGCCTCGTCGTCACCGCCAACCGCGACAACGCCTCCGTGCGCGTGGACGGCAAGCCCGCTGGCTTCACCCCCACCGTCGTCACCCTCCCCGAGGGCGACCACGTCCTCGAGGTGGAAAGCCTCGAGGTGCGCCCCCTGCGCCGCACGGTGAAGGTGGTGGCCGAGCAGGAAGTCAAAGTCCACGCCGAGCTGCGTTATGTCCCTCCGCCCGTGCGCGCCGCGTCCAAGGGCCTGACGGCCGTGGACGAGGCCCCCGCCTCCACCACCGTGCTTACCCAGGAGGAGCTGCGCTCCTTCGGCTGGCGGACGCTCGCCGAGGCGCTATCCGGCGTGCGCGGCTTCTTCCTCTCCGATGACCGCAACTACACGTACGTGGGCGTGCGCGGCTTCTCCCCGCCGGGAGATCTCAACAACCGCATCCTCATCCTCTGGGATGGCCACTCGATGAATGACGTGTGGGCCGGCCAGGGTTACGCGGCGCATGATCTCTCCGTGGACCTGGAGGAAGTCGAACGCATCGAGGTGGTGCGCGGCCCTGGCAGCGCGCTGTATGGCACCGGCGCCTTCTTCGCCGTCATCAACGTGGTGCCTCGCGACTCACTGGGCACCCAGCGGAATGTGGAGGTGACGGGCACGGTGGGCGCGCTGGGGGCCGCGGGCATCCACGCCGCCGGCGCGTGGGAGGACGGCGAGGACCGCTCCGTGCTGGTGTCGCTCGCGACGATGCATGCCTCGGGCGCCGACATCACCCTGCTGGGGGCCGCCGCGCCAGGAGAAGAGGACACCTTGGTGCAGGGCCTGGACGGCGAGCGCGCCATCGGCGGCTCCCTGCGCGCGCGCTTCGGCCACCTCACGCTCATGGCCCAGCTCCACAGCCGCGTGAAGGAGATCCCCACCGGCCCGTTCGACACCGTCGTCAACGTCCAGGGCACCCAGGTGCAGGACGTGCGCGGCTTCGCCGAGGCGCGCTACGAGCGCCCCCTCAACGAGCGCGTCAGCCTCTCGCTGCGCGGCGCCTTCGACCTGAGCCGCTACCGGGGCTATTGGATGTACGAGGAGGACGGAAGCGACACGCTGCGCCGAGACACCGACGCCGGCCGGGCCGACTGGCTCTCGGCCGAGGCGCGCGTGCTGCTCTCTCTCACCGAGACCAACCGCCTCACGGTGGGCCTGGAGGGCCAGGGCCAGGTCCGCGTGGAGCAGGAGAGCTTCGGCGGAGGCGGAGAGCCGCTGCCCACCAAGACGCGCACGCTGCTGTCGCTCTACCTGATGGACGAGTGGCGCCTCCACCCGAAGGTGAGCGTGTCCGCCGGCCTGCGCGTGGACAAGTACCTGGACCTGGACGCGCTGCCCATCACCCCGCGCCTGGCCGTCATCGGGCGACCGTATTCCAACGGCCTGACCAAGCTCGTCGCCGGCCGCGCCTTCCGCGCGCCCACAGTCTACGAGCTGTTCTACGACGACCGACTCCTCACCCAGCGCCCCGCGGAGGAGCTGGACCCGGAGACCATCTCCACCTTCGAGCTGGAGCACTCGCACGACCTGACGGACGAGCTGCGCTTCACCGTCGCCGGCTACCACAACCGCATCTCCAACCTCATCACCCTGGAGGTCGACGAGCTGGCCACGCCCATGTGCGGCACGCCGCAGGGCAGCGTGCAATGCATCGTCTTCAAGAACAGCCGCAACGAGACGCTCGCCTGGGGCGCCGAGGCGGGCGTTCATTGGCAGCCCGGACGCTACCTGCTGGTGGACCTGAGCTACTCCTACGTCAGCCTGCGCCACGCCTCGGACGAGGTGAAGGCCGCCCGGCCCGCCCACCTCATCTCCGGGCGCGCGCTGCTGCCGCTGGGAGATGGCCAGGTGCGCCTGGCCTCCCAGGCCACCTACCAGAGCGCTCGCGGCGCCGGCGTCGGCGGACCCGAGAACGGCGAGGCGGTGCTGCTGAGCCTCGGCGTCTCGGGAGAGCTCTCCCGCTTCCACTACTTCGCCGGCGTGCAGAACCTGCTCGATGAGCGCTACGTGCTGCCCGTGAGCGCGGAGACCTCCAAGGCCGCGGTGCCGCAGTACGGCCGCACCTTCACGTTGCAGCTCTCGGGCTCCTACTGA
- a CDS encoding NUDIX hydrolase translates to MRPETDNRSAARQVTDALTRVAYRGAYSLAMAYWFVRRPATQGVFVAVWCGQRVLLLQNSYKRLFSMPGGGAHPGESHVQTGTRELREEVGLSVEAASLRPAFDVEDRGEFKRDHVYFLELEVKHEPPLSIDHREVVWADFIDLEAALRLPLAPTLRAYLTHRLEQTHG, encoded by the coding sequence ATGCGGCCCGAGACCGACAACCGCTCCGCGGCGCGCCAGGTGACCGACGCCCTCACGCGCGTGGCCTACCGGGGCGCCTACTCGCTGGCCATGGCGTACTGGTTCGTGCGCCGCCCGGCCACCCAGGGTGTCTTCGTCGCCGTGTGGTGCGGCCAACGGGTGCTGCTCCTGCAGAACTCCTACAAGCGCCTCTTCAGCATGCCCGGCGGCGGAGCCCACCCGGGCGAGTCCCACGTGCAGACCGGCACGCGCGAGCTCCGCGAGGAGGTGGGCCTCTCCGTGGAGGCCGCCTCCCTGCGCCCCGCCTTCGACGTAGAAGACCGGGGAGAGTTCAAGCGCGACCACGTCTACTTCCTGGAGCTGGAGGTGAAGCACGAGCCTCCGCTCTCCATCGACCACCGCGAGGTGGTGTGGGCCGACTTCATCGACCTGGAGGCCGCGCTCCGGCTGCCCCTGGCCCCCACCCTCCGTGCCTACCTCACCCACCGCCTCGAACAGACCCATGGATGA
- a CDS encoding GNAT family N-acetyltransferase yields MDDTELLFIHPEHPLYPEELELRFRVLREPLGFPRSAVAFPFEANSLHLVARQSGAVVGCVLFNPEDAHGGRLFQMAVTPTLQGQGLGARLVTALEAELQRRGFTHVHLHARAPVVPFYERLGYAVYGEPFTEVNIPHRHMRKSLRSAEA; encoded by the coding sequence ATGGATGACACCGAGCTGCTCTTCATCCACCCCGAGCACCCCCTCTATCCCGAGGAGCTGGAGCTGCGCTTCCGCGTGCTGCGCGAGCCGCTCGGCTTCCCGCGCTCCGCGGTGGCCTTCCCCTTCGAGGCCAACAGCCTCCACCTCGTGGCGCGCCAGTCTGGCGCCGTGGTCGGCTGCGTCCTCTTCAACCCCGAGGATGCCCACGGTGGCCGCCTCTTCCAGATGGCCGTCACCCCGACGCTCCAGGGCCAGGGACTGGGCGCGCGCCTCGTCACCGCCCTGGAGGCGGAGCTTCAGCGGCGAGGCTTCACACACGTACACCTCCACGCGCGCGCTCCCGTCGTCCCCTTCTACGAGCGCCTCGGCTATGCGGTCTACGGTGAGCCCTTCACCGAGGTGAACATCCCCCACCGCCATATGCGCAAGTCACTCAGGAGTGCGGAGGCATGA